CGGCAGAAGCAGAAAAGCAGATAAAGGCAAAACTTAACCCGGCGAACCAGAAAACCGAACCTAAAAAAATTGAGGTTGAAATAAAGAAACCGGTAACGGTTAAAGTTTTGGCGAATGAGCCCAAGAGTAGCGTTAAAGCAGGTTAAATATCGCCCTTTTAAATTTGTTGAAGTTTAAACCCTGGAAAGGCCTTAAAAACAGACCAGGTCAACTTGTCGAAAAAGCGTTTTTAAGCTAAACTATTTCTTATAGAGAAAAATTAAATTTTTCTAACCCATTGAAAGTTACGGAGAAATTTATTTAAATCTCTAAGGGTAGGAGCAAAATGAATATCGATGAATTATTAAAAGCGGCATTGGCACTTAAAGCCTCCGACCTTCACTTAAAGGTGGCAAGCCATCCTATTGTCCGGGTGAATGGTCACTTGACCCCGATGGACAAATTTCCCAAGATAACCCCTGAGGACGCGGTGTCACTCGCGTTGGGAATCATGAATAACACCCAAAAACAAAAGTTCAAAGAAAAATTTGAGGTGGATCTGGCCTATAGCGCTGCGGGGTTGGGCCGGTTCAGAGTGAATGCTTACCAGCAGAGAAGCTCCATTAATCTCGTTTTTCGTGTGGTTCCAACCCAGGTGGCTTCAATCAACGAATTGACCCTCCCGGCTGCCATCGAGAAACTTGCCAATGAAACCCGGGGCCTGGTTTTAGTCACAGGAACCACCGGAAGTGGAAAGTCAACCACTCTTGCGGCTATGATCGATTATATCAATCGGAATCGGCCCGAAAACATTATCACCATTGAAGATCCCATTGAGGTTTTACATCGAGACCGAAAAAGTCTGGTCAGTCAAAGAGAAATCGGAACCGACGCTGAATCTTTTGGATCTGCCCTGAGAGGGGCGCTTCGACAGGACCCCGATGTCATTCTCGTGGGAGAAATGAGGGATTTTGAAACGATCTCCACCGCCATGACGGCCGCTGAAACCGGCCATCTGGTTTTGAGCACCCTGCATACCACGGATGCCACGGAAACCATCAATCGGATCCTTTCTATTTTTCCTCCTTATCAGCAAAAACAGCTTAGGCTCCAGCTCGCTTCCATCTTAAAAGGAATTATTTCCCAGAGGTTGATCCCAAGAGCCGATGGTCAGGGAAGGGTTCCGGCTGTTGAAATTATGATTGCTACCCAAACCATTAAAGAATGTATTATCGATTCGGAAAAAACGAGGAGGATTCCGGAGTTCATTGCCGCCGGGGGATCTCAATATGGAATGCAAACCTTCGACCAATCCCTTTATTCCTTATTTCAGCAAAAACTGGTTACCTTTGAAGAGGCCCTTCGGTGGTCAACCAATCCGGATGATTTCACTCTAAAAGTCAAAGGCATACAAACCTCCAGCGATATCAACTGGAGCGCCATGCAGGGAAAGGAACCTGCAATCCCGGCAGGTCCCGGAAAGGCGTCCCCTAAAGAAACGACAAAAGGGTCGGAAATTAAAATCGACCGGTTTGGATCTTCGTGATCGGAAAAAAGCTCAGTTCAGCAGAAATCAGAGAGGCCTTTTGTAAATTCTTTGAACAAAAAGGGCATACACGGGTCATAAGCTCCCCTCTCATTCCCGCCGGAGACCCCACCCTTCTTTTTACAAACGCCGGAATGGTGCAATTCAAACAGATCTTCCTGGGTGACGAAAAAAGGGCCTATCAAAGGGCGGTTTCTGTTCAAAAGTGCATGAGGGCGGGCGGAAAACATAACGATCTTGAAAATGTCGGAAAAACAGCCAGACACCATACTTTCTTTGAAATGTTGGGAAATTTTTCATTCGGGGATTATTTTAAACCCGATGCGATCGAATATGGATGGGAGTTTGTAACGCAGATTATGGGTCTTTCCCCCGAACATCTTTGGATTACCGTTTTTAAAGATGATGAGGAATCGGCGTTTTTGTGGGCTAAAAAAGTCCGGGCGGACCGGATTGTCAAAATGGGAGAAAAGGATAATTTCTGGCAAATGGGAGACACCGGACCGTGCGGTCCCTGTTCGGAAATTTATTTCGACCAGGGCCCTGAAATCAGCTGCGGAAAATCAACCTGCGGGTTAGGGTGTGATTGCGACCGGTATCTGGAAATCTGGAATCTGGTGTTCATGCAGTTTAATCGGAATACCAGGGGAGAGCTTCTCCCCCTTCCAAAACCAAGCATTGATACCGGTATGGGATTGGAACGGATCAGCGCCGTTTGCCAGGGCGTTAAAAGCAATTACAACAGCGATTTGTTCAAGCCGATCATCGGAGAAATAGAAAAAATCACGGGAACACGCTACGGCCAAAACCCGTCAAAAGATGTTTCGGTCCGGGTCATTGCCGACCATATCCGTGCGATTACTTTTTTAATTGCCGACAGCGTCCATCCCTCCAACGAGGGACGCGGCTACGTTCTGAGAAGAATCATGCGAAGGGCGGCCCGCCACGGAAGATTTTTAGGGATGTCTGATCCGTTCCTTTTTCAATTGACCGATACCGTGATCATTCAAATGAAACCCTTTTATCCCGAATTGGATTCCAATCAATCCCGGATCCGCCAAATGACACAGGGAGAAGAAGAACGATTTATTCATACGCTGAATATCGGAATGAAATTGATTGAGGAGCTTTTTTTAAAAATGAAGCGGGATGGGGAAAAAACAGTCCCGCCGGAGGCGTTATTTAAACTTTACGATACCTATGGATTTCCTCTGGATTTATTAGAGGACATCGCGGTCGAAGAGGGATTCAATCTCGACATCAAAGGTTTCGAATTAGAAATGGAAAACCAAAAAAAACGCGCCAGAGCCGCCAGCCGGTTCGGCACGGAGGACTCCGCATTAGTTTCCTTCTCCAAGGAGATTTTAAAAGAATACGGAAAAACCAAATTTTTAGGATATGACTCGCTTGAGGGCCAAAGCACTCTCATCGCCATGCTCAACGGAACAGAAAGGGTCAAGAGAGCTCGAGAGGGCAACGAAGTTTTCTGTGTTTTTAAAGAAACCCCTTTTTACGGCGAAGGGGGCGGACAGGTTGGCGATCAAGGGACAGTTTCGGGAGAAACGGTACTGGCCGAAATCCAGGACGCCTTAAAACCAGCCCCGGAGCTTATCGTCCATAAAGTTAAAGTCGTTCAAGGGGAACTCATTGAAAACAGTACCTATGTTTTAGAGGTGGATGAAAAACGACGTAAGGATAGCGCAAGGAACCATACCGCCACACACTTGCTCCATGCTGTGCTGCGGGAAGTCCTTGGAGATCATGTTAAACAGGCAGGATCCTATGTGGATCCTGCCCGCCTCAGGTTTGATTTTAACCATTTTTTCCCTTTAACCCGGAAGGAACTCGATAAAATCGAAAGGTTGATGAATGAACGGGTAAGAAAAAATGTTCCGGTCCATCCCAAAATTATGGGTCTTGAAGAAGCATTAAAAGAGGGGGCGTTGGCTTTTTTTGGAGATAAGTACGGGGATGAGGTGCGAGTGATTCAGATCGAGAACCTCAGTCAGGAGTTGTGTGGAGGAACCCACTGCCGCGCCACGGGAGATATCGGTGTTTTTAAAATCGTCAGCGAGAGCAGTATCGCGGCTGGAATTCGCCGGATCGAGGCGGTCACGGGAGAAGGCGCTTACGAATTGATCAAAACCCAGGAATCACAATTCCTTCAGATGGCAGAAAACTTAAAAGTAAAACCAGCTGAAGCCCCGCAAAAACTCCTTAAACTTATTTCTTCTTTAAAAGAAAAAGAAAAGGAAATTACTTCTCTCAAGTCAAAATCAATCTCGCCAAAAAATGACCGAGAAACAGAAATAAAAAAAGTAAACGGGACATCCGTTTTAATCAAAAAAATGGGAGCCATGAGCCCTAAAGATCTCCGGTCGGCGATGGACGAATACAAAAATCTTCCCGGGATTGATGTGATCATATTAGGGTCTTCTGCCGAAGGAAAGGTCTATTTAACCGTGTCCGTTTCACCCTCTAAAACCAACCGATTTCACGCGGGAGAGATCGTCAGGGAGCTTTCTGTCGTGGTCGAAGGGACAGGAGGGGGAAAACCGGAGATGGCACAAGGGGGAGGGAAAAATCCCGAAAAATTAGAAGAAGCTCTCCTGCAGGCTGAAAAGATCATCCAAAAACATTCTCAGACCGCTTTTAATGGATAAATCCTTTAAAAAGAAGGGTGTTTTCAGTTTCTTTCTCCTGGTCGGCGTGGCGTTCCTTTTTCTGTCCATCCACGTTCTCCTCTATTTGTATCTGCCCCCGCAAGATCAGGAAATTCATAAAATAATCGACATCCCGGATGGCGCCCATATGAGGGTCGTGGCAGACCTGCTCCATAGGGAAGGGCTGATTAAAAATAAAGAATATTTTATTATTCTCGGAAAACTCACCCTTACGGAAAAAAACATCCATCCGGGAGAGTACGATTTTCACACGCGAATGCTCCCGCAGGAAATCCTGAATCTGTTAAAAAAGGGAAAGATCATTCAGTACGAGGTTTCCATTCCTGAAGGGTACACCTCCTATCACATTGCGGATCTTCTTGAGGAAAAGAAATTAGGCAACCGGGACGACTTTATCCGGCTGGTTCATGATCCGGAATTGATCCATACCCTTCACCTGAACGTCGAATCTCTTGAGGGATATCTTTTTCCAAGCACCTACTTTTTCCCCCGAAGAATTAAAACCGAGGACATCATTAAAAAAATGGTAACGACTTTTTTTCAGGAATACACTCCTGATATCCAGGAAGCGGCCCAGCAGATGAAGTTAACGCAGCAGGAAATCGTCACGCTGGCCTCGATCATTGAACGTGAAACCAACTCTGACGAAGAAAGGGCCTGGGTTTCTGCCGTTTTTCATAACAGGCTTAAAAAAAATATTCCGCTTCAAAGTGATCCAACCGTCATATATGAAATGAAGGGGTATACGGGAAAAATCACTAAAAAAATGCTCTTAACAAAGACCCCGTACAATACTTACAAACTGAAAGGGCTTCCGGCAGGTCCTATTTCCAATCCGGGGAAACGATCGCTCGAAGCCGCCGTTCATCCAGCCGCTGTCGAATATCTTTATTTTGTGTCTAAAAATAACGGGACGCACTATTTTTCTACCTCCCTCAAAGAACATAACAAGGCTGTTCACCTTTTTCAGAAACAAAAGCATGCCAGAAATTAGCGGAGCTTTTTTATGTACAAAGATTTAAAGATAGCCGTGGTTATCCCCTGTTATAACGTGGAAAAACACATCAGAGCTGTCGTCAAAGGGATCCCTCCTTTTGTAGATAAAATTATCGCCGTTAATGATGCGAGCACAGATCAGACCGCAAAAGCCCTTGAAGACATCAACGATCCGCGCTTAACAATTCTTTATCATTCAATGAATCAAGGGGTGGGAGGCGCGGCGTTAACAGGCTTTCAACAGGCCCTCCGGGATGGGTCGGATATTCTGGTCAAAATGGACGGCGATGAACAAATGGATCCCTTTTATCTTCCCGCGCTCCTCACCCCTCTCGTCGAGGGATTTTCCTACGCTAAGGGAAACCGGTTTCTTCACAGCACAGAGTTGAATCAGATGCCTTTATTAAGAAAATGGGGAAATTTCTGGCTGACCTTTCTTACCAAAATAACTTCAGGTTACTGGCACATTTTCGATCCTCAGAACGGCTATTGGGCCATAAAAGCCGGCGATTTTTCCGTTCTGGATTTAAGCAAAATCCATCGGCGGTTTTTCTTTGAAAACGACATGTTGGTGCAACTCAACATTTTTAACTTAAAAATTAAAGACGTTCCGATTCCCGCTCGCTATGGAAATGAAAAATCATCCATGAAACTCTATAAAATTGTTCTTTCCTTCCCCTTTTTTTTAATCAACCGGTTGATCTACCGTTTTTACCAAAAGTATATTCTAAGAGACTTTTCTCCCATAGCCATTTTCGTGATGGCCGGCCTTCCCCTTTTTTTCTGGGGGCTGGGATTTGGCTTGTATGCGTGGTGGAAATCGATCACCACAAACAGCGTCGCCACAACAGGCACGGTGATGTTGAGTGTCCTGCCCTTTCTCATCGGTTTTGAGCTTCTGCTTCAGGGAATCATTCTCGATATTAATGAAACCCCTCGATAAACTTTCTCCGGCAGCTTCTGGCGCGCTTCTTGTTCTCATCGTGTCAGCCGTCTTTTCAAATGTTTTTCAGAACAGCTTTC
The nucleotide sequence above comes from Nitrospirota bacterium. Encoded proteins:
- a CDS encoding type IV pilus twitching motility protein PilT produces the protein MNIDELLKAALALKASDLHLKVASHPIVRVNGHLTPMDKFPKITPEDAVSLALGIMNNTQKQKFKEKFEVDLAYSAAGLGRFRVNAYQQRSSINLVFRVVPTQVASINELTLPAAIEKLANETRGLVLVTGTTGSGKSTTLAAMIDYINRNRPENIITIEDPIEVLHRDRKSLVSQREIGTDAESFGSALRGALRQDPDVILVGEMRDFETISTAMTAAETGHLVLSTLHTTDATETINRILSIFPPYQQKQLRLQLASILKGIISQRLIPRADGQGRVPAVEIMIATQTIKECIIDSEKTRRIPEFIAAGGSQYGMQTFDQSLYSLFQQKLVTFEEALRWSTNPDDFTLKVKGIQTSSDINWSAMQGKEPAIPAGPGKASPKETTKGSEIKIDRFGSS
- the alaS gene encoding alanine--tRNA ligase, whose protein sequence is MGKKLSSAEIREAFCKFFEQKGHTRVISSPLIPAGDPTLLFTNAGMVQFKQIFLGDEKRAYQRAVSVQKCMRAGGKHNDLENVGKTARHHTFFEMLGNFSFGDYFKPDAIEYGWEFVTQIMGLSPEHLWITVFKDDEESAFLWAKKVRADRIVKMGEKDNFWQMGDTGPCGPCSEIYFDQGPEISCGKSTCGLGCDCDRYLEIWNLVFMQFNRNTRGELLPLPKPSIDTGMGLERISAVCQGVKSNYNSDLFKPIIGEIEKITGTRYGQNPSKDVSVRVIADHIRAITFLIADSVHPSNEGRGYVLRRIMRRAARHGRFLGMSDPFLFQLTDTVIIQMKPFYPELDSNQSRIRQMTQGEEERFIHTLNIGMKLIEELFLKMKRDGEKTVPPEALFKLYDTYGFPLDLLEDIAVEEGFNLDIKGFELEMENQKKRARAASRFGTEDSALVSFSKEILKEYGKTKFLGYDSLEGQSTLIAMLNGTERVKRAREGNEVFCVFKETPFYGEGGGQVGDQGTVSGETVLAEIQDALKPAPELIVHKVKVVQGELIENSTYVLEVDEKRRKDSARNHTATHLLHAVLREVLGDHVKQAGSYVDPARLRFDFNHFFPLTRKELDKIERLMNERVRKNVPVHPKIMGLEEALKEGALAFFGDKYGDEVRVIQIENLSQELCGGTHCRATGDIGVFKIVSESSIAAGIRRIEAVTGEGAYELIKTQESQFLQMAENLKVKPAEAPQKLLKLISSLKEKEKEITSLKSKSISPKNDRETEIKKVNGTSVLIKKMGAMSPKDLRSAMDEYKNLPGIDVIILGSSAEGKVYLTVSVSPSKTNRFHAGEIVRELSVVVEGTGGGKPEMAQGGGKNPEKLEEALLQAEKIIQKHSQTAFNG
- a CDS encoding glycosyltransferase family 2 protein, producing MYKDLKIAVVIPCYNVEKHIRAVVKGIPPFVDKIIAVNDASTDQTAKALEDINDPRLTILYHSMNQGVGGAALTGFQQALRDGSDILVKMDGDEQMDPFYLPALLTPLVEGFSYAKGNRFLHSTELNQMPLLRKWGNFWLTFLTKITSGYWHIFDPQNGYWAIKAGDFSVLDLSKIHRRFFFENDMLVQLNIFNLKIKDVPIPARYGNEKSSMKLYKIVLSFPFFLINRLIYRFYQKYILRDFSPIAIFVMAGLPLFFWGLGFGLYAWWKSITTNSVATTGTVMLSVLPFLIGFELLLQGIILDINETPR
- the mltG gene encoding endolytic transglycosylase MltG, coding for MDKSFKKKGVFSFFLLVGVAFLFLSIHVLLYLYLPPQDQEIHKIIDIPDGAHMRVVADLLHREGLIKNKEYFIILGKLTLTEKNIHPGEYDFHTRMLPQEILNLLKKGKIIQYEVSIPEGYTSYHIADLLEEKKLGNRDDFIRLVHDPELIHTLHLNVESLEGYLFPSTYFFPRRIKTEDIIKKMVTTFFQEYTPDIQEAAQQMKLTQQEIVTLASIIERETNSDEERAWVSAVFHNRLKKNIPLQSDPTVIYEMKGYTGKITKKMLLTKTPYNTYKLKGLPAGPISNPGKRSLEAAVHPAAVEYLYFVSKNNGTHYFSTSLKEHNKAVHLFQKQKHARN